The Buchnera aphidicola (Cinara tujafilina) genome has a window encoding:
- the metE gene encoding 5-methyltetrahydropteroyltriglutamate-homocysteine S-methyltransferase, with the protein MNIKNHILGFPRIGLHRELKFAQENYWSGKSTLNELLLVGKDIRKKNWELQVKNGIDIVPVGDFSWYDHILNTSMMLGNIPERHCCNQEMPTIDTLFRVARGVNSTEDTCSASELTKWFNTNYHYIVPELKKIKFKLSWMQIFEECDEALSLGFTIKPVLIGPITYLWLSKIVGEDFDKLDLLDDLLRVYCDILSEFKKRNIKWVQIDEPILTLDLPSVWKKSFKKAYNYLHGEQKILLTTYFGDIKHNFDIVKLLPVDGLHIDLVSGEYNLFDLNRYIDKNTLLSLGIINGRNIWRSNILEWFNILQSFMNIRDTFWIGSSCSLLHVPIDINVEDNLTDLVKQWFSFGLQKCKELSLLSNILNNQHKSTSQLKEWIKPIASHQSSTLVNNFIVQKRVMNISSKETKRNSSYAVRSIEQKKSLKLPILPTTTIGSFPQTSDIRKLRLDYKNNHISQDDYNKKLNYILKNIIIQQEKFGLDVLVHGEPERNDMVEYFSDYLEGFVFTNYGWVQSFGSRCVKPPIIVGDINRITPITVPWSEYAQSLTNKPVKGMLTGPVTILCWSFPREDISKEIIAKQIALALRDEVKDLESIGIKIIQIDEPALREGLPLRQCQWDNYLKWAIESFKLCSSGVKDSTQIHTHMCYCKFNDIMSAISSLDVDVITIETSRSEMELLKFLKNLIILMKLVLGFTIFILQIFLQ; encoded by the coding sequence ATGAATATTAAAAATCATATACTCGGGTTTCCTAGAATTGGTTTGCATCGTGAGCTAAAGTTTGCTCAAGAGAATTACTGGTCTGGAAAATCTACCTTAAATGAACTTTTATTAGTAGGAAAAGATATAAGAAAAAAAAATTGGGAATTACAAGTTAAAAATGGTATAGATATTGTTCCGGTGGGTGATTTTTCGTGGTATGATCATATATTAAATACAAGTATGATGTTAGGAAACATACCAGAAAGACATTGTTGTAATCAAGAAATGCCAACTATTGATACTTTATTTCGTGTTGCGCGAGGAGTAAATTCAACTGAAGATACATGTTCTGCTTCAGAATTGACAAAATGGTTTAATACAAATTATCATTATATAGTACCAGAATTAAAAAAAATAAAATTTAAATTATCTTGGATGCAGATTTTTGAAGAATGTGATGAAGCATTATCATTAGGATTTACAATTAAACCGGTATTAATTGGACCGATAACATATCTTTGGTTAAGTAAAATTGTAGGTGAAGATTTTGATAAATTAGATTTACTTGATGATTTATTACGAGTGTATTGTGATATATTAAGTGAATTTAAAAAAAGAAATATTAAATGGGTGCAAATAGATGAACCAATTTTAACATTAGATTTACCTTCTGTATGGAAAAAATCTTTTAAAAAAGCTTATAATTATTTACATGGGGAACAAAAGATTTTATTAACCACCTATTTTGGTGATATAAAGCATAATTTTGATATTGTTAAATTATTACCAGTTGATGGTTTACATATTGATTTGGTATCTGGAGAATATAATTTATTTGATTTAAATAGATATATTGATAAAAATACATTACTTTCATTAGGTATAATTAATGGGCGTAATATTTGGCGATCTAATATTTTAGAATGGTTTAATATTTTGCAATCTTTTATGAATATTAGAGATACTTTTTGGATAGGTTCGTCTTGTTCATTATTACATGTTCCAATAGATATTAATGTTGAAGATAATTTAACTGATCTTGTTAAGCAATGGTTTTCTTTTGGATTACAAAAATGTAAAGAGTTATCATTATTATCTAATATTTTAAATAATCAACATAAATCTACAAGCCAATTAAAAGAATGGATTAAACCAATAGCATCACATCAGTCATCTACATTAGTTAATAATTTTATTGTGCAAAAACGTGTTATGAATATTTCTTCTAAAGAAACAAAAAGAAATAGCTCGTATGCGGTTCGTTCTATAGAACAAAAAAAATCTTTAAAATTGCCTATTTTACCTACCACAACAATTGGCTCTTTTCCTCAAACATCAGATATCAGAAAATTACGTTTAGATTATAAAAATAATCATATTAGCCAAGATGATTACAATAAAAAATTAAATTACATATTAAAAAATATTATTATACAACAGGAAAAATTTGGTCTTGATGTATTGGTTCACGGAGAACCAGAACGTAATGATATGGTAGAATATTTTAGTGATTATTTAGAGGGATTTGTTTTTACAAATTATGGTTGGGTACAAAGCTTTGGTTCTCGTTGTGTAAAACCACCAATTATAGTGGGTGATATAAATCGTATTACACCAATAACAGTGCCATGGTCTGAATATGCGCAGTCTTTAACTAATAAACCCGTTAAAGGTATGTTAACTGGACCTGTGACTATTTTATGTTGGTCTTTTCCGCGTGAAGATATATCAAAAGAAATAATTGCTAAACAAATTGCTTTAGCATTACGTGATGAAGTGAAAGATTTAGAAAGTATTGGCATTAAGATTATTCAAATTGACGAACCAGCATTAAGAGAAGGTTTGCCATTACGTCAATGTCAATGGGATAATTATTTAAAGTGGGCAATAGAATCATTTAAATTATGTTCTTCAGGTGTTAAAGATAGCACACAAATTCATACACATATGTGTTATTGTAAGTTTAATGATATTATGTCAGCTATTAGTTCATTAGATGTAGATGTAATTACAATTGAAACTTCTAGATCGGAGATGGAATTATTAAAATTTTTAAAAAATTTAATTATCTTAATGAAATTGGTCCTGGGGTTTACGATATTCATTCTCCAAATATTCCTACAGTAA
- the rpoH gene encoding RNA polymerase sigma-32 factor, translating to MKNIKNKVLTSGFLNIGSLDTYVRVANSFPMLTEKQEKSLLNKLFFRNDIEAVKLLILSHLRFVIYIAKNYSGYGLPKADLIQEGNIGLMKAIRRFNINFNVRLVSFAVHWIKSEIHEYVLRNWRIVKVATTKSQRKLFFNLRKKKRLGWFNTDEINIVATQLGVTQREVQEMESRMSTQDITLDYLPNDVNCDYVSNRNLMPTIYLEDKKSNFALDIEQNNWERHATHKLSDALLILDERSQQIIKRRWLYQDHNKITLQSLARDYGISAERVRQLEKNAMKKLKLAIEA from the coding sequence ATGAAAAATATAAAAAATAAAGTATTAACTTCTGGTTTTTTAAATATTGGAAGTTTAGATACATATGTGCGAGTAGCTAATTCTTTTCCTATGTTAACAGAAAAACAAGAAAAATCACTTCTTAATAAACTTTTTTTTCGTAATGATATAGAGGCAGTAAAATTATTAATTTTATCTCATCTTCGTTTTGTAATATATATAGCTAAAAATTATTCAGGTTATGGATTACCAAAAGCAGATTTAATTCAAGAAGGAAACATTGGATTAATGAAAGCTATTCGACGTTTTAACATTAATTTTAATGTTAGATTAGTATCATTTGCGGTACATTGGATAAAATCAGAGATTCATGAATATGTATTAAGAAACTGGAGAATTGTTAAAGTAGCGACAACAAAATCTCAGCGTAAGCTTTTTTTTAATTTAAGAAAAAAAAAACGTTTAGGTTGGTTTAATACTGATGAAATTAATATTGTTGCTACGCAATTAGGAGTTACTCAACGAGAAGTGCAAGAAATGGAATCTCGTATGTCGACTCAAGATATAACATTAGATTATTTACCTAACGATGTAAATTGTGATTATGTATCTAATCGTAATTTAATGCCTACGATTTACTTAGAAGATAAAAAGTCAAATTTTGCATTAGATATAGAGCAAAATAATTGGGAAAGACATGCTACTCATAAATTAAGCGATGCATTATTAATTTTAGATGAAAGGAGTCAACAAATTATTAAGCGCCGTTGGTTATATCAAGATCACAATAAAATTACGTTACAATCACTTGCACGAGACTATGGAATTTCAGCTGAACGTGTGAGACAGTTAGAAAAAAATGCAATGAAGAAATTAAAATTAGCTATTGAAGCGTAA
- the rpoC gene encoding DNA-directed RNA polymerase subunit beta, with product MFKNRTISLKEILKLFKKNKNTEEFNSIRISLASPDVIRSWSFGEVKKPETINYRTFKPERDGLFCSRIFGPIKDYECLCGKYKRLKHRGVICEKCGVEVTQSKVRRERMGHIELASPIAHIWFLKSLPSRIGLLLDMPLRDIERVLYFESYVVINGGMTHFEKNHILTEEQYLQALEEFGNEFSAQMGAEAIQNLLKNIHLKNTCHILKEEILETNSETKKKKITKRIKLIESLLVSKNKPEWMILTVLPILPPDLRPLVPLDGGRFATSDLNDLYRRVINRNNRLKRLLELSAPDIIIRNEKRMLQEAVDALLDNGRRGRSITGSNKRPLKSLADMIKGKQGRFRQNLLGKRVDYSGRSVITVGPYLRLHQCGIPKKMALELFKPFIYGKLEKRNLATTIKAAKKMVEKEEAVVWDILDEIICKHPVLLNRAPTLHRLGIQAFEPILIEGKAIQLHPLVCAAYNADFDGDQMAIHIPLTKEAQLEARSLMMSTNNILSPANGEPIIVPSQDVVLGVYYMTREKINGKGEGMLLSGSKEAERVYELGVAELHSKVRIKITEYYYKNKEEKKLNKKNKIINTTIGRAIFWNIVPHGLPFHLVNKTLGKSDISGLLNYCYRTLGLKKTVDFADQIMYIGFDYAARSGSSVGIDDIVIPQEKTEIISAAEYEVSEIHEQFQTGLVTFGERYNKVIDIWAIANEKVAKAMMKNLSTDNIINKKGESIQQTSFNNIFMMADSGARGSAAQIRQLAGMRGLMAKPDGSIIETPITANFREGLNVLQYFISTHGARKGLADTALKTANSGYLTRRLVDVAQDLVVTESDCKTSEGIIMHSLIEGGDIKETLRERVLGRLTAENILKPNSKKIIIPRNTLLHEKWCDILEKYFIDKIKVRSVVNCETIFGVCAYCYGRDLARGTLVKKGEAIGVIAAQSIGEPGTQLTMRTFHIGGAASRTALESSIQIRKNGIVHLSNSKFIINSNKKIIITSRNTELKIIDKFGKTQESYKIPYGAVLVKGEGESVKSGEIIAKWDPHTIPVITEVNGYVKFIDMVDGQSIIRQTDELTGLSSVVVLDISERTITSKDLRPSLKIISKEGYDIFIPGTDMPAQYFLPGKAIIQLENGIKIYSGDTLARVPQESGGTKDITGGLPRVADLFEARKPKELAILAEISGIISFGKETKGKRRLILTPLTGCHIHEEMIPKWRQLNVFEGERVEKGDVISDGPESPHDILRLRGIQAVTKYIVHEVQEVYRLQGVKINDKHIEVILRQMLRKATILNSGNSNFLPGEQLEYSNIITENKKLEKIKNKSNFLRDLLGITKASLATESFISAASFQETTRVLTESAVAGKKDQLRGLKENVIVGRLIPAGTGYSYHKNRIKNHLEKTVLKKNRKDKQNKSSISAEEAAANLSELLNSAEKI from the coding sequence TTGTTTAAAAATAGGACTATCTCCTTGAAAGAAATATTAAAACTTTTTAAAAAAAACAAAAACACTGAAGAATTTAATTCAATTAGAATTTCATTAGCATCACCAGATGTTATACGCTCTTGGTCTTTTGGAGAAGTAAAAAAACCAGAAACTATAAATTATCGTACATTTAAACCTGAACGTGATGGATTATTTTGTTCTCGTATTTTTGGTCCAATTAAAGATTATGAATGTTTATGCGGAAAATATAAAAGATTAAAACATAGAGGTGTAATATGTGAAAAATGTGGCGTTGAAGTTACACAAAGCAAAGTTCGCCGAGAACGTATGGGACATATTGAATTAGCCTCTCCAATAGCCCATATTTGGTTTTTAAAATCATTACCTTCTCGAATTGGTTTATTGTTAGATATGCCTTTACGAGACATAGAAAGAGTACTATATTTTGAATCATACGTCGTAATAAATGGCGGTATGACTCATTTTGAAAAAAATCATATTTTAACAGAAGAACAATATTTACAAGCATTAGAAGAATTTGGAAATGAATTCAGTGCTCAAATGGGTGCTGAAGCTATACAAAATTTACTTAAAAATATACATTTAAAAAATACATGTCATATACTTAAAGAAGAAATTTTAGAAACTAATTCTGAGACTAAAAAAAAGAAAATAACAAAAAGAATTAAATTAATAGAATCATTATTAGTATCCAAAAATAAACCCGAATGGATGATTCTAACAGTTTTACCTATTCTTCCTCCTGACCTAAGACCATTAGTGCCTCTTGATGGAGGGAGATTTGCAACATCAGATTTAAATGATCTATATCGAAGAGTGATAAACAGAAATAATCGACTAAAACGTTTATTAGAATTATCAGCTCCAGATATTATAATTCGCAATGAAAAAAGAATGCTACAAGAAGCTGTAGATGCATTATTAGATAATGGTAGACGTGGACGTTCTATTACAGGATCTAATAAAAGACCGTTAAAATCATTAGCCGATATGATTAAAGGAAAACAAGGTCGATTTCGACAAAATTTACTAGGAAAAAGAGTAGACTATTCAGGAAGATCTGTTATCACTGTTGGTCCATATTTACGATTACATCAATGCGGTATTCCAAAAAAAATGGCATTAGAACTTTTTAAACCTTTTATATATGGAAAATTAGAAAAAAGAAATTTAGCTACTACAATAAAAGCAGCTAAAAAAATGGTTGAAAAAGAAGAGGCTGTAGTATGGGATATTCTTGATGAGATTATTTGTAAACATCCTGTTTTGTTAAATCGAGCTCCCACTTTACATCGTTTAGGTATTCAGGCATTTGAACCTATTTTAATTGAAGGTAAAGCGATACAATTACATCCATTAGTATGTGCAGCATATAATGCTGATTTTGATGGTGATCAAATGGCTATTCATATACCTTTAACTAAAGAGGCTCAATTAGAAGCACGTTCTCTGATGATGTCAACAAACAATATATTATCTCCAGCTAATGGAGAACCGATTATTGTACCCTCTCAAGATGTTGTTCTTGGAGTTTATTATATGACAAGAGAAAAAATAAACGGAAAAGGAGAGGGAATGTTATTATCAGGATCTAAAGAAGCGGAACGTGTATATGAATTAGGAGTAGCCGAATTACACTCTAAAGTACGTATAAAAATTACAGAATATTATTATAAAAATAAAGAAGAAAAAAAACTGAATAAAAAAAATAAAATTATTAATACTACTATTGGAAGAGCAATTTTCTGGAATATTGTTCCGCACGGATTACCATTTCATTTAGTAAATAAAACGTTAGGAAAATCTGATATTTCAGGTTTATTAAATTATTGTTATCGTACTTTAGGTTTAAAAAAAACAGTAGATTTTGCTGATCAAATTATGTATATAGGATTTGATTATGCAGCACGATCAGGTTCATCTGTTGGAATAGATGATATTGTTATACCTCAAGAAAAAACAGAAATTATTTCTGCGGCAGAATATGAAGTATCAGAGATACATGAACAATTTCAAACAGGATTAGTAACATTTGGAGAACGATATAATAAAGTCATAGATATTTGGGCAATTGCTAATGAGAAAGTAGCTAAAGCTATGATGAAAAATTTATCTACAGATAATATAATTAATAAAAAAGGAGAATCAATACAACAAACATCTTTTAATAATATTTTTATGATGGCCGATTCAGGTGCTCGAGGATCAGCTGCACAAATTAGACAATTAGCAGGTATGAGAGGATTGATGGCTAAACCGGATGGATCAATTATTGAAACACCAATTACAGCTAATTTTCGAGAGGGATTAAATGTTTTACAATATTTTATCTCAACCCATGGAGCCCGCAAAGGATTAGCCGATACCGCATTAAAAACTGCAAATTCTGGTTATTTAACCCGTCGATTAGTAGATGTAGCTCAAGATTTAGTAGTCACAGAAAGTGATTGTAAAACTTCGGAAGGTATTATTATGCATTCTTTAATCGAAGGAGGAGATATTAAAGAAACATTACGAGAAAGAGTATTAGGACGGTTAACAGCCGAAAACATACTAAAACCTAACTCTAAAAAAATCATTATACCACGAAATACTTTATTGCATGAAAAATGGTGTGATATTTTAGAAAAATATTTTATCGATAAAATTAAAGTAAGATCTGTTGTAAATTGTGAAACAATTTTTGGAGTTTGTGCTTATTGTTATGGGCGTGATTTAGCTCGAGGAACGTTAGTAAAAAAAGGTGAAGCAATCGGTGTAATAGCCGCTCAATCAATAGGCGAACCTGGTACTCAACTAACAATGCGTACTTTCCATATAGGAGGGGCAGCATCTAGAACAGCATTAGAATCCAGCATACAAATACGAAAAAATGGAATTGTTCATTTAAGTAATTCAAAATTTATTATAAATTCTAATAAAAAAATTATTATTACATCTAGAAATACTGAATTAAAAATAATAGATAAATTTGGCAAAACACAAGAAAGTTATAAGATTCCATATGGAGCAGTGTTAGTAAAAGGAGAAGGAGAATCAGTAAAATCCGGAGAAATTATAGCAAAATGGGATCCACATACTATTCCTGTAATTACAGAAGTTAATGGATATGTTAAATTTATTGATATGGTAGACGGACAAAGTATTATACGACAAACAGATGAATTAACCGGATTATCTTCTGTAGTAGTTTTAGATATTTCTGAACGTACAATCACAAGTAAAGACTTACGGCCATCATTAAAGATAATCAGTAAAGAAGGATATGATATTTTTATTCCAGGGACTGATATGCCGGCTCAATATTTTTTACCTGGAAAAGCTATCATACAATTAGAAAATGGTATAAAAATTTATTCTGGAGACACATTAGCAAGAGTACCTCAAGAATCTGGAGGAACAAAAGATATTACCGGAGGATTACCAAGAGTAGCTGATTTATTTGAAGCCCGAAAACCAAAAGAATTAGCAATTTTGGCTGAAATTAGCGGAATTATTTCTTTTGGAAAAGAAACAAAAGGTAAAAGAAGATTAATTTTAACTCCCCTCACCGGATGTCATATACACGAAGAAATGATTCCAAAATGGCGTCAATTAAATGTTTTTGAAGGAGAACGTGTAGAAAAAGGTGATGTGATCTCAGATGGCCCGGAATCACCACATGACATACTACGATTGAGAGGAATTCAAGCGGTTACAAAATATATAGTACATGAAGTACAAGAAGTTTACAGATTACAGGGAGTAAAAATCAATGATAAACACATTGAAGTTATTTTACGTCAAATGTTACGAAAAGCTACAATATTAAATTCTGGAAATTCAAATTTTTTACCCGGCGAACAATTAGAATATTCAAACATTATAACAGAAAACAAAAAATTAGAAAAAATAAAAAACAAAAGCAATTTTTTAAGAGATTTATTAGGTATTACAAAAGCATCTTTAGCTACCGAATCATTTATTTCCGCTGCATCTTTTCAAGAAACAACTAGAGTACTTACAGAATCTGCTGTAGCAGGTAAAAAAGATCAATTACGCGGGTTAAAAGAAAATGTTATTGTTGGAAGATTAATACCTGCTGGAACTGGATATTCTTATCATAAAAATAGAATAAAAAATCATTTAGAAAAAACGGTTCTTAAAAAAAACAGAAAAGATAAACAAAATAAATCATCAATTAGTGCTGAAGAAGCTGCAGCAAACTTATCAGAACTATTAAATTCTGCCGAAAAAATATAA